CTAGCGCGCGCAGCCTGTGCATGCGCACGATCGACGAATCGACGTCGTCCATCAGCATGGTTTCGGTAACTTCGAGCGTCAGCAGTTCCGGCGGCATGCCCGTCTCCTTCAGCACGCGGTCGACGACCTCGACGAAGGCGTCGTCACGGAACTGGCGGGCCGAGATGTTCACCATCATGCGCAGGTCGCCGCGCCCGGCCTTGCGCCACGCGCGATGATGCTCACAGGCATTGCGCAACACCCATTCGCCGATCGGCACGATGAGCCCGGTTTCCTCAGCGAGCGGAATGAAGTCCGCCGGCGACACCAGATCGAGTTCGGGATGGCACCAGCGCAGCAAGGCCTCGGCGGCGACGATCGCTCCGCTCTGCAGGTCGATCAGCGGCTGGAAGTGCAGCAGCAGTTCGTCGCGCTTGAGCGCGCCGTGCAGCGCGGTCTCCAGCGCAAGGTGCTCGAGCGAGCGGGCGTTCATCGCCGGCTGGTAGAGCTGGTAGCTGTTGCGCCCGTCGTCCTTGGCGCGATACATCGCGACGTCCGCGTTCTTGATCAGCGTCGTCGCGCTCTTCGAGTCATCGGGGCAGATGCTGATGCCGATGCTGGTGGTCACCACCAGCTCGCGGCCGTCGATGACCACCGGCCGGCGCAGCGCCTCGACGATACGGCGCGCGGTGACGACCGCATCCTCGGGCCCGTCCAGGTTGCACAGCACGATCAGGAACTCGTCGCCGCCCATGCGCGCGACGGTGTCGTCCTCGCGCAGACAGGCGCGCAGGCGCTTGGACACCTCGACCAGCACGCGGTCGCCGATCTCGTGGCCGAGGCTGTCGTTGATGCGCTTGAAACGGTCGAGGTCGACGAACATCACCGCCAGGCGCTTGCCCGATCGCGACGCATGCGCGAGTTCGACGGCAAGCCGGTCTTCCAGCAGGCGGCGATTAGGCAGGCCGGTCAGCGGGTCGTAGTAGGCGAGGTCGCGGATGCGCGCCTCGGTTTCCTTGAGCGGGCTGATGTCGGTGAACAGCGCCGCGTAGTGGGTCAGCGTGCCGTCGTCGTCGGTGATCGCCGCGATGTGCAGCAGGGCGGGGTAGATCTCGCCCGACTTGCGGCGGTTCCAGACCTCGCTCTGCCACTGGCCCTCGGCCTTGAGCCGCTCCCACATGCGGGCGTAGAAGGCGCCGTCATGCCGCCCCGAGGACAGCATCGACGGACGCTGGCCGACGACCTCTTCGGCGCTGTAACCGGTGAGGCGGCAGAACGCGGGGTTCACCGACACGATCCGTGATTCGGCATCGGTCACCATGACGCCTTCGAGCGAGTTCTCGATCACCTTCTCGGCAAGGCGCAGGCTGCGCTGCGACGAATGCAGCGCCTGGTCGCGCGCCTGCAGCGCATGCTGCAGCTCGTGCAGGTAAGCGAGTTCCATGCCGCCGATGATGTCGCCGAAGCTGATCAGATCGGCCAGGGTGCCATCCTGCCGC
This genomic window from Thauera humireducens contains:
- a CDS encoding EAL domain-containing protein, with protein sequence MLDDSLHLTANDAVCVGAIARPDLLECSPELPVFEAARLMSEHRVSSIVVVDDDDVVGIWTERDALAIDFRDVRTFSQPIRSVMSAPVRTVPATIGLHELALRFREEHVRHYLVENDQGRPCGIVSQSDVVLNQGVEHYLRLRKVESLVKGGLRTLPADALLGQATRCMREQATDAIVVDFGPEAAEDPLGRYGIITERDVTRMVAQCEAEQPLYAVANRPLLTVQEHDSLYRVRTLLAERRFRHIGVLRQDGTLADLISFGDIIGGMELAYLHELQHALQARDQALHSSQRSLRLAEKVIENSLEGVMVTDAESRIVSVNPAFCRLTGYSAEEVVGQRPSMLSSGRHDGAFYARMWERLKAEGQWQSEVWNRRKSGEIYPALLHIAAITDDDGTLTHYAALFTDISPLKETEARIRDLAYYDPLTGLPNRRLLEDRLAVELAHASRSGKRLAVMFVDLDRFKRINDSLGHEIGDRVLVEVSKRLRACLREDDTVARMGGDEFLIVLCNLDGPEDAVVTARRIVEALRRPVVIDGRELVVTTSIGISICPDDSKSATTLIKNADVAMYRAKDDGRNSYQLYQPAMNARSLEHLALETALHGALKRDELLLHFQPLIDLQSGAIVAAEALLRWCHPELDLVSPADFIPLAEETGLIVPIGEWVLRNACEHHRAWRKAGRGDLRMMVNISARQFRDDAFVEVVDRVLKETGMPPELLTLEVTETMLMDDVDSSIVRMHRLRALGVRLALDDFGTGYSSLAYLKRFPIEELKIDRLFVRGIDRNTRDAALVAAIISLGQSLDLRVVAEGVENKDHLKVLREQGCDVAQGFHFSVPLAWPAFMALGG